The Listeria welshimeri serovar 6b str. SLCC5334 genome has a window encoding:
- a CDS encoding nitroreductase family protein — protein sequence MTYLNNDFEDLMKNRRSIREYDETVKISQEEMSAILEDAVTAPSSVNMQPWRFVVVESDAGKEKLSSLVRFNTRQNESSSAMILIFGDLQNFENGEKIYGESVERGLMPAEVKEQQMAKLSQYFETIPRSEAERVVLIDGGIVAMQLMLVARAHGYDTNPIGGFERTEVTEAFGMDPERYVPIMIVSIGKAKSSGYQSYRLPITDVTTFA from the coding sequence ATGACATACTTAAATAATGATTTTGAAGACTTAATGAAAAACCGCCGTTCGATTCGAGAATATGATGAAACGGTAAAAATTAGCCAAGAAGAAATGAGTGCCATTTTGGAGGATGCGGTAACTGCTCCTTCTTCTGTAAACATGCAACCATGGCGTTTTGTTGTAGTGGAAAGTGATGCAGGCAAAGAAAAATTAAGCTCGCTAGTTCGCTTTAATACACGTCAAAACGAATCTTCTTCCGCGATGATTTTGATTTTCGGAGACTTACAAAACTTTGAAAACGGGGAAAAAATATACGGGGAATCAGTAGAACGTGGTTTGATGCCTGCCGAAGTAAAAGAGCAACAAATGGCAAAATTAAGCCAGTATTTTGAAACAATCCCTCGTTCAGAAGCAGAACGAGTGGTGTTAATTGATGGTGGGATTGTTGCAATGCAATTAATGCTAGTCGCTCGTGCCCATGGTTATGATACAAATCCAATTGGTGGTTTTGAACGCACAGAAGTTACAGAAGCTTTTGGTATGGACCCCGAACGCTATGTTCCAATAATGATTGTATCCATCGGAAAAGCTAAGAGTTCCGGATATCAATCTTACCGTTTGCCAATTACGGACGTAACAACTTTCGCTTAA
- a CDS encoding putative quinol monooxygenase, which yields MLHIEAKMTIKKEQTEAFLQAVKEVIAASQKEAGNHGYELVQSTENETVFYMLEKWADMEAVQQHNESEHFKDFQKVAVNFVAKPLEIAVLTPLAR from the coding sequence ATGTTGCATATTGAAGCCAAAATGACGATAAAAAAAGAGCAAACGGAAGCTTTTTTACAAGCGGTGAAAGAAGTTATTGCTGCGTCACAAAAAGAAGCAGGAAATCATGGTTATGAATTAGTACAATCTACAGAAAATGAAACAGTTTTTTATATGTTAGAAAAATGGGCTGATATGGAAGCCGTTCAACAACATAATGAAAGCGAGCATTTTAAGGATTTCCAGAAAGTCGCTGTCAATTTTGTTGCTAAACCACTTGAAATAGCAGTTTTAACGCCACTTGCGCGATAA
- a CDS encoding ArsR/SmtB family transcription factor — MKKLNELSKSDLLLIFQALSDPIRLDIFLCLLKKKEKRFSGTTYNISKSTMSHHIKLLKEAQLINVRKEGTTHIYSVNEELVKEIGYFFDTCKNDN; from the coding sequence ATGAAAAAGTTAAATGAGCTATCAAAATCAGATTTATTATTAATTTTCCAAGCCCTAAGCGACCCAATTCGTCTTGATATTTTTCTATGCCTCCTTAAAAAGAAAGAGAAGCGCTTCTCTGGGACGACTTACAATATTTCCAAGTCCACCATGTCACATCACATTAAATTGCTTAAAGAAGCCCAATTGATAAATGTAAGAAAGGAAGGAACAACCCATATTTATTCTGTTAATGAAGAACTAGTTAAGGAAATCGGCTATTTCTTTGATACATGTAAAAACGACAATTAA